The Papaver somniferum cultivar HN1 chromosome 3, ASM357369v1, whole genome shotgun sequence genome includes a region encoding these proteins:
- the LOC113355456 gene encoding RGS1-HXK1-interacting protein 1-like — MGMISTEEDSGNENKPEIIGIVEPSTLNQGGGGGGSVEDMSSPWIDYAIQQAKFIQKTLEENIDSTIQYSGSRLCEIRSTSSAHLHQTLDSLKEMKSLYGDYEDVLFGKLKEGIVVAASHQTVTAGAAVGLGLLLLKRPRRFLINHASRLFMSEEALLSRAEGKVKELRQAVDLVKAESEKLEQKALQAEEEMRRGRTKLRQAGDQIQGVIRSAYKIEKQARGLKDIVGELPSREASRFRSQVSNLASEAKRERNSLTKEVSRISNYGISV, encoded by the exons atggggaTGATTTCTACAGAAGAAGACTCCGGCAATGAAAATAAACCAGAGATAATTGGGATAGTAGAACCATCAACCCTAAACCAAGGTGGTGGTGGCGGAGGATCAGTTGAAGATATGTCATCTCCATGGATTGATTACGCAATCCAACAAGCTAAATTCATTcagaaaaccctagaagaaaacaTTGATTCAACTATTCAGTATTCTGGATCCCGACTTTGTGAAATCCGTTCTACTTCTTCTGCTCATCTCCATCAAACTCTTGATTCTTTGAAAGAAATGAAGTCGTTGTATGGTGATTATGAAGATGTTTTGTTTGGGAAGTTAAAAGAAGgtattgttgttgctgcttccCATCAAACTGTCACGGCTGGAGCAGCAGTTGGATTAGGGTTATTGCTATTGAAAA GGCCGAGGCGTTTCTTGATCAACCACGCTTCGCGTCTTTTCATGAGTGAAGAG GCTTTGCTGTCCAGAGCTGAGGGTAAAGTGAAGGAATTGCGACAAGCAGTTGACCTTGTGAAGGCTGAAAGTGAAAAACTGGAG CAAAAGGCTCTACAAGCGGAAGAGGAGATGCGGCGAGGAAGAACAAAACTTAG ACAAGCTGGAGATCAGATTCAAGGTGTTATTCGTTCTGCGTATAAGATTGAGAAACAAGCCAGAG GCTTGAAGGATATTGTTGGAGAACTTCCAAGTAGAGAAGCATCTCGATTTCGGTCACAG GTTTCCAACTTGGCTTCTGAAGCTAAACGAGAAAGAAATTCTCTTACTAAAGAGGTGTCAAGGATTAGCAACTATGGAATATCAGTTTGA
- the LOC113359117 gene encoding uncharacterized protein LOC113359117, producing MDSMMSENVSACQYLMGEDPKSWCRAFFDQKSACEHLSNNFYESFNNMITNIREKPVCKLVLMYGQLVMGLFYKRRNACVGWDSGDLVPTAKKLLKKMFKKTGEDKVEGAVAGKLYEVTSIHNTIFTVDLEKHTCSCMQWQLRGFPCQHAVCALQQIRPNWVEYCARYYLVDNYRTTYSPDIVPLEGPEDWDEPRTTIVPPFLIRKPGRPRKNRRKAYNETLSEKKVRCCSKCKLPGHNKTTCPGGAIGSNTKRNRSTSEEGGLAFQSQSSSQAGNAGGFMPATKKQRKATTQQ from the exons ATGGATAGTATGATGTCAGAGAATGTTAGTGCTTGTCAGTATTTGATGGGCGAGGATCCTAAAAGCTGGTGCAGGGCCTTTTTTGACCAAAAGAGCGCTTGTGAACACTTGAGTAACAACTTTTATGAAAGTTTCAATAACATGATAACCAACATTAGGGAGAAACCTGTCTGCAAGCTAGTTTTGATGTATGGACAGCTGGTGATGGGGCTGTTTTACAAGAGAAGAAATGCTTGTGTTGGATGGGATTCTGGGGATTTGGTTCCTACTGCCAAAAAATTATTGAAGAAGATGTTTAAGAAAACAGGGGAAGATAAGGTAGAAGGAGCGGTTGCTGGCAAGCTTTATGAAGTCACAAGCATACATAATACGATATTCACTGTTGACCTTGAGAAACATACTTGCAGCTGCATGCAATGGCAGCTGAGGGGTTTCCCCTGTCAACACGCAGTCTGTGCTCTGCAGCAAATCAGGCCCAATTGGGTTGA GTATTGTGCCAGATACTACTTAGTGGATAACTACAGGACCACCTATTCCCCTGATATAGTGCCATTGGAAGGGCCTGAGGACTGGGATGAG CCAAGAACAACTATTGTTCCTCCATTTCTCATTAGGAAACCGGGCCGGCCTAGGAAGAACAGAAGGAAGGCCTATAATGAGACCCTATCCGAGAAGAAAGTCAGGTGTTGCAGCAAATGCAAGCTGCCTGGTCACAACAAGACAACTTGTCCTGGTGGTGCAATTGGCTCTAATACAAAGAGAAATAGGTCTACATCTGAAGAAGGCGGACTGGCATTTCAATCCCAATCATCATCACAAGCTGGAAATGCTGGTGGTTTTATGCCTGCAACGAAGAAGCAAAGAAAAGCTACGACTCAGCAGTAG